The following DNA comes from Verrucomicrobiota bacterium.
ACCTGTTTCCGGGAGGTGTTGGCGGAACTCGGCGAGACTGACCTCGCCAACCGGCTGCCGTGGGTCAACAAGGTGGAAATTGACCCGAAACCGAACCCCCGCCTTTGTCAGGCATATTCGATCGCGTTCCAGCTGTTGAACATGGTCGAGGAAAACGTGGGGGCGCAGATTCGCCGGGCGCGGGAATCGGAACAAGGCTTGACCTCTGAACCCGGGCTTTGGGCCCATCACCTGGCTCAAATGCTCGGCGATGGCGTCACGGAAGCCGAGCTGCTGGCGATCCTCCCGGACATCCGGGTGGAGCCCGTGCTTACGGCGCACCCGACGGAAGCCAAGCGGCTGGCGGTGCTTGAGCAACACCGGGCGCTTTACCAGCTGCTGGTCCAGCGCGAGAACCGCATGTACACCCCGCAGGAACAAGCGGCGATCCGGGACGAGATCAAGGTCACCCTGGAGCGGCTCTGGCGCACCGGCGAGGTCCTGCGCAACAAGCCCGGGGTCGCCGAGGAGCGCCGGAACGTCATTTATTACCTCCGGGACATCTTTCCCCCGGTGGTCGAAGATCTCGACCTGCGTTTTCGCCAGGCCTGGGCCGACGCCGGCCTTAGCCCCGGGCACCTGCTGGACCCGGCCCGGTTACCGCGGCTGCGTTTCGGCACCTGGGTTGGCGGCGACCGGGACGGGCACCCGCTGGTCACGGCGGACGTGACGGCCGAGACCTTCCGCGACCTGCGCCGGGCAGCCCTGGAGGTATTGCGCCGGGCGTTTTCCCGCTTGGTGGGCCAACTCACGATTTCCGGCTACGAGCACCCGACGCCCGAGGCTTTGTCGGAACTGCTGGGCCGGCTGTCCGACGACACCTCAACCCCCCCGGATGCCTGGTTGTTTCCGGAGGAACCCTGGCGCCAAGCCTGTTTCCTTATAGAGAAAAAAATTACGCAAACCGTTCAGGGCCAAGGCTACAAGGAGCCGAAGGCGCTCCGCAACGATCTCGAGGTGCTCTACGCGGGGCTGGAAGCGATCGGCGCGACGAGAATCGCGCAGGCCGAGGTTTTGCCGGTCATTCGCCTGGTTGACGTGTTCGGGTTCCATACCGCCGCCTTGGACATCCGGCAGAACAGCGCGTTTCACGACCAGGCGTTTGCCCAGTTGCTGGCGGGGGCGAGCGTGCCTGAAGCGGAATCCTTCGTGAACATGACCCAGGCGCAACGGCTGCCGCTGCTTGAAACGGAGCTCAAGAGCCGCCGGCCGTTTCTTGCGCCGGGTGTTTCGGTCGGGACCGAAGCCGACGCCGTCCTGAGTTGTTTCCGGGTGTTGAAGGAGTACCGGGACTCGGCGGGCCTTCGGGGGATCGGTTCACTGATCGTGAGCATGACCCGCGGCGTGGCTGACCTGCTGGTTGTGTACCTGTTCGCCCGCGAGGTCGGCTTATGGGTCGACACCCCGGAGGGTCCGGCTTCCGAGGTGCACGTGGTCCCGCTGTTCGAAACCCTTGAGGACCTGGAAGCGGCTCCGAACATCATCCGGGCTTACCTCGGAATCGAATTCGTCCGGCGCAGCGTCCAGCTCCAGGCCCGGTTTCGCGGAAGCCGCCGCCCGGTCCAACAGGTGATGCTGGGGTACAGCGACAGCAACAAGGATTCAGGCCTGCTCACCAGCCAGTGGGCGCTGCATCAAAGCCAGCGCGAGATAACCCGGATCGCCGGTGAAATGGGCGTGCAGATCCGCTATTTTCACGGTCGCGGGGGCACGATCAGCCGTGGCGCCGGCCCGACCCACCGGTTCCTCGAAGCATTACCTCACCAATCGGTGCGGGGCGACATCCGCCTGACCGAACAAGGTGAAACGATCGCTCAGAAATACGCGAACCCAATCGCGGCGACGTATAATCTGGAGCTGCTCCTGGCCGGCGTCACGGGCATCACCGTCCTGCAGGATAAACGTCCCGAGCCGGCGGATGACGCTGCGGGCCTGATGTCTGAACTGTCGGCGAAGAGCCGGGACGCCTACCGGGCGTTGCTGGCGCATCCCGGGTTTATGGATTTCTTCCGGACCGCCACGCCGATCGACGCGCTGGAGCTCAGCCGGATCGGCTCGCGCCCGAGCCGCCGGAGCGGCCGGCGATCCCTCGCGGATCTGCGTGCGATTCCCTGGGTGTTCAGCTGGACCCAGTCGCGCTATTACCTGCCCGGCTGGTTCGGCCTCGGGTCGGCCCTGACGTGGCTGAAAGCTGAGTGGCCGGAAGGCTATGCGCACCTCCGCAAGGTGCAGCGGTCATCCCCTTTCCTGCGCTTCGTCATTACCAACGCCGAGACCAACCTGTTCAGCGCGGAACGCTCAATCATGGAGCGTTACGCGACGTTGTGCCCTGATACTGAAGAAGTAAAAGACGTTTTTACATTCATCCTGTCGGAGTTCGACCTGTCGCACCGGACGTTGGAAGAACTGTTTGAGGAGGACCTCACCAAACGGCGGCCGCGCTTCAACATGACGCACCAGGTCCGGGCCGATGCGTTGCTCGCGCTGCACGTGCAGCAGGTGGAGCTGCTGGGGCTTTGGCGGGCTGCCCGCGACGGCCAGGACCAGGAAGCAGCAGCCGATGAACTCCTGACCGAACTGCTGGTCTGCACCAACGCGATCGCCAGCGGGTTGCGTACCACCGGATAGCGGTCACCAAATCGCGGCTGCAGGCGATCCCCGCTTGCACCCACCCTGCCTTCGCGTTACGTAGGAAGAACTGCAGGGGAGCCTTTGGCTGAGATCCTTGGCGGGAGACGCCCGGGGACCCTCACGACCTGATCCGGATAATACCGGCGAAGGGAGCAAAGGTGGCCTTGCAAACATTTGCTATGACCACCGAGAGTTTCTTCCCAAACAGCCGTCGCGTTTACGTTCCGGGAAATCTGCACCCTTCCGTGCGGGTCGCGATGCGTGAAATTGACCAATCGCGTACGCGCCTGCCGGATGGCTCACTTGAGGATAATCCGCCGATACCCGTCTATGATACGAGCGGCCCGTGGGGCGACCCGGACCAGCAACCGAACGTTGAGGCCGGCCTGGCGCCGATGCGCCTGAGGTGGATCACGGAACGGGGCGACGTCGAGGCGTGGCAAGGACGGGAGGCTCGGCCGGAGGACGACGGGTACCTCAGCGCCGTCCATGCGGAGCGGGCCCGGAGCAAGCCCGGCCGTCAGAGCATCCAGCTGTTTCAGGGGGCGAAGCGACCCACGCTCCGCGCCTCGGCCGGGCATCCGGTGACCCAGCTCTGGTATGCTCGCCGGGGCATCATCACTCCGGAGATGGAGTACATCGCGATCCGGGAAAGTCTTGGCCAAGCCCGGCCGGAAGGTGGCGGGGCGGGTAAAAACGGGTCGAATGGAGGCCGGGGGAGCAAAGCCGTTATCACCCCGGAATTCGTCCGCAACGAGGTTGCCCGGGGCCGTGCGATCATCCCGGCGAACATCAACCATCCTGAATCGGAGCCGATGATCATCGGGCGGCAATTTCTCGTAAAAATCAACGCAAATATCGGCAATTCAGCGGTTGCCTCCAGTATTGATGAGGAGGTCGAGAAGATGCGGTGGGCGACCAAGTGGGGCGCCGACACCGTCATGGACCTGTCGACAGGCAAGAACATTCATGCCACCCGGGAATGGATCATCCGGAACAGCCCCGTGCCGATCGGAACCGTGCCGATCTACCAGGCCCTGGAAAAGGCTGGAGGCCGGGCGGAAGAGCTAACCTGGGAGATCTATCGGGACACGCTTGTCGAGCAGGCGGAACAGGGGGTCGACTATTTCACGGTGCACGCCGGCGTGCTGCTCCGTTACATTCCCCTCACCGCACGGCGGCGGACGGGAATCGTGTCGCGCGGGGGATCAATCCTGGCCAAGTGGTGCCTGGCCCATCACCGGGAAAATTTTCTTTACACGCACTGGGATGAGATTTGCGAGATCATGGCCGCGTACGACGTCAGTTTCTCAATCGGGGACGGTTTGCGCCCGGGCTCGATCGATGATGCGAATGACGAGGCGCAGTTTGGCGAGCTGAAAACGCAGGGCGAACTCACCCGCCGCGCTTGGGACCACGGTGTTCAGGTGATGAACGAAGGCCCGGGTCACGTGCCGATGCACCTGATTCGGGAAAACATGGAAAAGCAATTGGAATGGTGCCACGAGGCGCCGTTCTACACCCTGGGGCCGCTCACCACGGACATCGCGCCGGGGTACGATCACATCACCAGCGCAATCGGCGCCGCCATGATCGGGTGGTACGGCACGGCGATGCTTTGCTATGTGACGCCCAAAGAGCACCTTGGGCTACCCGATCGTGACGACGTGAAGGAGGGCGTGATCGCCTATAAAGTCGCGGCTCACGCGGCCGATCTCGCGAAAGGGCATCCGTCGTCACAGGTACGGGATGACGCCATCAGCAAAGCGCGGTTTGAGTTTCGGTGGGAAGACCAGTTTAACCTGAGCCTGGACCCGGACACCGCGCGGGCTTATCACGATGCCACCCTGCCCCAGGAAGGGGCGAAAACCGCCCACTTCTGTTCCATGTGCGGACCGCATTTCTGCTCGATGAAAATCACCGAGGACGTCCGGCGCTATGCGGCCGAAAAACAGATCAGCGCGGATGAAGCGCTTGAGGCGGGGCTAAAAGAAATGGCGCAGGAGTTCGTGGAGAGCGGCGGCGAAGTATACCATTAGGACGTAAAAATACCAGCAATCCGTACAGCGCCACGCGTTAACGGCGTAATCCGCGCCGCTGTACCGCGGATTGAACCGAAGCAGTGTAAGGAACGGGAGCCGGCTTTTGATTTCTCGAGCATGACCATCCCGGTCACGCCGCGTCACGACCGGACCGGGTCTGGGGACAACTGTCCCGACCGCAGCATGCACCGGCCGGGAGCTTGCCCGGGGGCGCTGCGATTCCCGGACTGGGCCGCGGTCCGGATAAACGCTGCGGCAAACGTACGTGACTGACGTCACGTCACGAGCAAAAGGGGCCGCCCTGGACTCGGCTCATTTTCCCATTAAGCGGTCGTGGGCTGACGATCTCCCCACCGGCGTCTGCAGGTTCGGGGTGGTTGACGGTAGATAAGCCCCGAGGGCGCGACTTTGGGACCGGTTCCCTCCTCCACTGAATCCTAAGGCCCGGGATCAAACGACGGGCACAATCCACGACGGCCTTTTACATAACCAAAATGCATGAAAATATCAGAGGATTAAATAAAATCATGTACACTCATTAAGCCCTGTATGCATTTGTTTCATATGAATTCCACTTAATGCATAAGGTACATATACTGGTCGCGGCGCTTCGGCGTGCGGGCCTTCCCCCTCCTCTGTAGCCGATGCGGATTTGGCTCACGCCCCCCCCTGGCCCACCGTCGCGGCATTCGGAGCGGCACCTGCCGCTTCGCCCGCGGGTGAACGCCTTCGGCGCCCGTTGGCAGGTCGAGTTCCTCGGGTCCCCGCTTGCTTTTTCACACGTATTTGAGAGACCGTAGACTAGACTACCCGCTTGGTAACCATCCGACCGAAAACCTCTGTTAAGGCGTTGTAATAGCAGATGGACAATACAATGTTTAGCCCATTCTACTCTCGGAGCCCTGGGTTCTAACCTGTCACCGCGCGGATCAGGATGCTATTGGTTGCTCGCCGGCTCGCCTCTTGTCGTCTATTTCGTCTGAGCAGGCGCAGGCGGCGGTGGGGTTACGTTCCAAGTGAGCATCCGAATTTTCCAAGTATCGCCCTCACGAGTATCAATCGCGGACCAATAGCCCTTGGCTTGTATAGGACCGCCGCTCTTGCCTTGAAAAGTCAGACTCCATTCTCCATTCGCCCATATCTCATTGCCCGGGCCTATAATGTGAGGGGAATACTGATCGCCTTCGCCAAGATGGTTGGTGACATGAACTTGCTTGAACACGTCTGCAAAATGTTTCTCGATGGCCTCCCGACCGTAAATCGGGCCTGTATCCGTCACCTCAACCGCGTCCTCCATGTAGAGCGCAGCCAGGGCGGCCGCGTCGTTGTTGTTGAATGCCTCGTCATACTTGATACTCAACGCACGAATCTGCTGGGCTGTTTGTGGATCGACCGTTTCTTTTTCCTGGGCAAAAGTCGGCACAGCAAAGTTGATTGCCAATCCAACTAGGGCACCGAGTAAGCGTATTTTCATTATTTCCTCCCGGGGGGTTTAGGATCGTTTGTCGCCTACAGACCTGCTGCGGGATTTCTTGTGTCGCCGGGACACAGGGAACGCCTTGATTAAAGGTCCTGAGCGATACTGCAACTGGATGCCTAGCACTATTTGGTGTCAATAAGAATCACGATCACAGAAGCCGATTCCTCGCGCCCGTTAGGGCGATCTCCGCCCAGGTAGCTATTCTGCGAATGCTCGCAAAAAGCGAACGTTTACCCAAGTTGAATCCTCCTTAACGAAGATTTTCGGCTGGATTGTGGTTAGAACCCTTACCCCGGTTTTCCGGCCATTTGCTACTCATACCCCATCTCGGAAACGGCTTTGCCTTCCAGAACCAGCCGTCGGGCCGGCCGTTGCTGATCGACGCTCAGTTTGCGAGGCCGCCCGAAGCGCACGCCGCGCTTCTGGGCCGCTTCCCTACCAGCGCTGGTCCGCTCGCGGATCGGGTCGCGCTCAAACTCCGCGATTCCCGCGAGAATCGTCATGATCATTTTGCCCGCGTGCGTGGTGGTATCGGCCCACGGCTCGGAGAGCGACTGAAACTTTGCGCTCGCCGTACGGATGGCTTCCATGGTTTCCAACAAGTGACGGGTCGAACGCGCCAAACGGTCGAGTTTCCAGACCACGATCGTGTCGCCGGCCCGCAACTGATCGAGCATCCGCTCAAATTGGGGCCGCTCGCGTTTGGCGCCGGAGGCTTTCTCCCGGAAGATCTTTTTGCAGCCGGCTTTCTCCAGCGCTCGAAGTTGCAGGTCCAGGTTCTGTTCGACGCTCGAAACGCGCGCGTAGCCCATCTTCAACGGGACAAACTTTTCAAAAATCCTCGCAAAAGGCTTGGCTTTTGCGAGCCACTTTTGCGAAGCCGCCTTCACTCAGAAAAGGCCCTTTGGACTACCGTTTGCAAAACGTACCACTTTTGCGACTCCTATGCCCTTGAGGGACCCTCCGGGGTTATGCCCATCGAATTTCTCAACGACCTGCAGCGGCGCTCCCACGGCCGTTTCAACGCGGAACCGACCCCGGATCAATTGGCGCGCTACTTCCACCTCGATGATGCCGATCGGGCCCTCATCCACGCGCACCGCGGCGATCACAACCGGTTAGGGTTTGCCGTCCAGCTCTGCATGGCCCGGTTCCCCGGCACTTTCCTCGAAACGCCCTCCGAGACCCCGAAAGGCGTGATCGCCTTTGTGGGCCAGCAATTGGGGATCCGGGAGTTGACCGCGTTTACCGAGTACTGCGACGGTCGGACGCGCAAAGCGCACGTGAGCGAGATCCGGCGGCGGTACGGGTTTTGTGACTTCAGCGACCGCTCGGGCCGATTCCGGCTTCAGCGCTGGCTCTACGCGCTCTGCTGGACGGGGACCGATCGGCCCGGGGTGCTTTTCGACCGGGCCGTGGCTTGGCTGATTACCCATAAAATCCTGCTGCCGGGCGTGACGGTGCTCGAGCGGCTGGTCGCTCGCATTCGCCGTCGGACCCACGAACGGGTCTGGGGCCTACTCACCCAGGCTCTAGCGGCCGAAACGACGATCAAGCTTGAGGCCCTTCTGCGGATTCCGGACGGCGGCCACGCGTCGGTGTCGGACCACCTGCGAAAAGGCCCGGCTGCGCACGCTCAAGGACCTGGATGCGGCCGCGATTCAGCTGAGCCAAGTCGGCCGGCTCCTCTTGGACCGGAGCGTCCCGGACGCCGCGGTCCGCGGGGCCGCGTTCGCCCGCGTCGTGCCCGAAGCGTTGGAAGCCGCGGTGGGCCAAGTGGAGCGCTTGGTCCGCCCCCCGGAAGACGTCTACTATCAAGAGCTCTGCGAGAGCTTTCGTCGGGTGCGCACCTTTTTGCCCAGCCTGCTGCGGACGGTGCGTTTCGGCGCGACCCCGGCCGCGTTTTCCCGTTACGTGGTCGTGGGTTGACGATCTTCGTACCGGCCTCTGGGGATCCGCGGGCGGCTGACGGTAGAACGTCCCAACGGCGCGACTTTGGGACCGGTTCCCTCCTCCACTAAACCCTAAGGCCCGGGATCAAACCACGCGCACAATCCACGACGGCCTTTTATATAATCAAATTGCATGAAATATCGACAGATTACGTCAGGGTATATAGATAAATTGGGTCGATCATTCATTTATTTGATTACGACCGATGCTTAATGCATTAGGTACATATCGCGGTCGCGGCGCTTCGGCGGGCGGGCCTTCTCCCTCCCCCGTAGCCAGTGCGGACTTGGCTCACGCCTCGCCCCTGGCCCGGCGTCGCGGCATTCGGAGCGGCGCGTGCCGCTTCGCCCGCGGGTGAACGCCTTTGGCGCCCGTTGGCAGGTCGAGTTCCTCGAGCCCCAGCTGAAGGCAGGCCGCCCCTGCTCACGATGGCAA
Coding sequences within:
- a CDS encoding phosphoenolpyruvate carboxylase; this translates as MDQHDYAQRGFEKIREDLAFLVTCFREVLAELGETDLANRLPWVNKVEIDPKPNPRLCQAYSIAFQLLNMVEENVGAQIRRARESEQGLTSEPGLWAHHLAQMLGDGVTEAELLAILPDIRVEPVLTAHPTEAKRLAVLEQHRALYQLLVQRENRMYTPQEQAAIRDEIKVTLERLWRTGEVLRNKPGVAEERRNVIYYLRDIFPPVVEDLDLRFRQAWADAGLSPGHLLDPARLPRLRFGTWVGGDRDGHPLVTADVTAETFRDLRRAALEVLRRAFSRLVGQLTISGYEHPTPEALSELLGRLSDDTSTPPDAWLFPEEPWRQACFLIEKKITQTVQGQGYKEPKALRNDLEVLYAGLEAIGATRIAQAEVLPVIRLVDVFGFHTAALDIRQNSAFHDQAFAQLLAGASVPEAESFVNMTQAQRLPLLETELKSRRPFLAPGVSVGTEADAVLSCFRVLKEYRDSAGLRGIGSLIVSMTRGVADLLVVYLFAREVGLWVDTPEGPASEVHVVPLFETLEDLEAAPNIIRAYLGIEFVRRSVQLQARFRGSRRPVQQVMLGYSDSNKDSGLLTSQWALHQSQREITRIAGEMGVQIRYFHGRGGTISRGAGPTHRFLEALPHQSVRGDIRLTEQGETIAQKYANPIAATYNLELLLAGVTGITVLQDKRPEPADDAAGLMSELSAKSRDAYRALLAHPGFMDFFRTATPIDALELSRIGSRPSRRSGRRSLADLRAIPWVFSWTQSRYYLPGWFGLGSALTWLKAEWPEGYAHLRKVQRSSPFLRFVITNAETNLFSAERSIMERYATLCPDTEEVKDVFTFILSEFDLSHRTLEELFEEDLTKRRPRFNMTHQVRADALLALHVQQVELLGLWRAARDGQDQEAAADELLTELLVCTNAIASGLRTTG
- a CDS encoding DUF4158 domain-containing protein encodes the protein MPIEFLNDLQRRSHGRFNAEPTPDQLARYFHLDDADRALIHAHRGDHNRLGFAVQLCMARFPGTFLETPSETPKGVIAFVGQQLGIRELTAFTEYCDGRTRKAHVSEIRRRYGFCDFSDRSGRFRLQRWLYALCWTGTDRPGVLFDRAVAWLITHKILLPGVTVLERLVARIRRRTHERVWGLLTQALAAETTIKLEALLRIPDGGHASVSDHLRKGPAAHAQGPGCGRDSAEPSRPAPLGPERPGRRGPRGRVRPRRARSVGSRGGPSGALGPPPGRRLLSRALRELSSGAHLFAQPAADGAFRRDPGRVFPLRGRGLTIFVPASGDPRAADGRTSQRRDFGTGSLLH
- a CDS encoding recombinase family protein, producing the protein MKMGYARVSSVEQNLDLQLRALEKAGCKKIFREKASGAKRERPQFERMLDQLRAGDTIVVWKLDRLARSTRHLLETMEAIRTASAKFQSLSEPWADTTTHAGKMIMTILAGIAEFERDPIRERTSAGREAAQKRGVRFGRPRKLSVDQQRPARRLVLEGKAVSEMGYE
- the thiC gene encoding phosphomethylpyrimidine synthase ThiC, which translates into the protein MTTESFFPNSRRVYVPGNLHPSVRVAMREIDQSRTRLPDGSLEDNPPIPVYDTSGPWGDPDQQPNVEAGLAPMRLRWITERGDVEAWQGREARPEDDGYLSAVHAERARSKPGRQSIQLFQGAKRPTLRASAGHPVTQLWYARRGIITPEMEYIAIRESLGQARPEGGGAGKNGSNGGRGSKAVITPEFVRNEVARGRAIIPANINHPESEPMIIGRQFLVKINANIGNSAVASSIDEEVEKMRWATKWGADTVMDLSTGKNIHATREWIIRNSPVPIGTVPIYQALEKAGGRAEELTWEIYRDTLVEQAEQGVDYFTVHAGVLLRYIPLTARRRTGIVSRGGSILAKWCLAHHRENFLYTHWDEICEIMAAYDVSFSIGDGLRPGSIDDANDEAQFGELKTQGELTRRAWDHGVQVMNEGPGHVPMHLIRENMEKQLEWCHEAPFYTLGPLTTDIAPGYDHITSAIGAAMIGWYGTAMLCYVTPKEHLGLPDRDDVKEGVIAYKVAAHAADLAKGHPSSQVRDDAISKARFEFRWEDQFNLSLDPDTARAYHDATLPQEGAKTAHFCSMCGPHFCSMKITEDVRRYAAEKQISADEALEAGLKEMAQEFVESGGEVYH
- a CDS encoding SgcJ/EcaC family oxidoreductase; the encoded protein is MKIRLLGALVGLAINFAVPTFAQEKETVDPQTAQQIRALSIKYDEAFNNNDAAALAALYMEDAVEVTDTGPIYGREAIEKHFADVFKQVHVTNHLGEGDQYSPHIIGPGNEIWANGEWSLTFQGKSGGPIQAKGYWSAIDTREGDTWKIRMLTWNVTPPPPAPAQTK